One Raphanus sativus cultivar WK10039 unplaced genomic scaffold, ASM80110v3 Scaffold1599, whole genome shotgun sequence genomic window carries:
- the LOC130504467 gene encoding uncharacterized protein LOC130504467 isoform X2 — MRVLLWSLRLENTPGVSSSTTTTVVDDDHYVDAHVEDVDGLLNEVRKEDCAIEKVEDCTLEEKQEEDEGQTHGEIILKSSFKKEALDSAVGERMEEERKKVQWVDLMGKELAEIREFECSEEDDIRYDGDKSCVCIIL; from the exons ATGAGGGTTTTGCTGT GGTCGCTGAGATTGGAGAACACGCCTGGAGTGTCTTCTTCCACTACTACTactgttgttgatgatgatcaTTATGTTGATGCACATGTAGAAGATGTTGATGGTTTGTTGAATGAGGTTAGAAAAGAAGATTGTGCTATAGAGAAGGTCGAAGATTGCACCCTTGAggagaaacaagaagaagatgagggtCAAACTCATGGGGAGATCATCCTGAAAAGCAGTTTCAAGAAGGAGGCTTTAGACTCAGCAGTTGGTGAGAGAATGGAGGAGGAGAGGAAGAAGGTACAGTGGGTGGATTTGATGGGGAAAGAACTTGCTGAGATCCGTGAATTCGAGTGTAG CGAAGAAGATGATATCAGATATGATGGCGACAAAAGCTGTGTTTGCATCATTTTGTGA
- the LOC130504467 gene encoding uncharacterized protein LOC130504467 isoform X1: protein MRVLLCKIQCPSFICFSKPSTSTHIYASGSLRLENTPGVSSSTTTTVVDDDHYVDAHVEDVDGLLNEVRKEDCAIEKVEDCTLEEKQEEDEGQTHGEIILKSSFKKEALDSAVGERMEEERKKVQWVDLMGKELAEIREFECSEEDDIRYDGDKSCVCIIL from the exons ATGAGGGTTTTGCTGTGTAAGATCCAGTGCCCTTCTTTCATCTGCTTCTCTAAGCCTTCTACTTCTACTCACATCTATGCATCAGGGTCGCTGAGATTGGAGAACACGCCTGGAGTGTCTTCTTCCACTACTACTactgttgttgatgatgatcaTTATGTTGATGCACATGTAGAAGATGTTGATGGTTTGTTGAATGAGGTTAGAAAAGAAGATTGTGCTATAGAGAAGGTCGAAGATTGCACCCTTGAggagaaacaagaagaagatgagggtCAAACTCATGGGGAGATCATCCTGAAAAGCAGTTTCAAGAAGGAGGCTTTAGACTCAGCAGTTGGTGAGAGAATGGAGGAGGAGAGGAAGAAGGTACAGTGGGTGGATTTGATGGGGAAAGAACTTGCTGAGATCCGTGAATTCGAGTGTAG CGAAGAAGATGATATCAGATATGATGGCGACAAAAGCTGTGTTTGCATCATTTTGTGA